A DNA window from Pyrus communis chromosome 3, drPyrComm1.1, whole genome shotgun sequence contains the following coding sequences:
- the LOC137728954 gene encoding uncharacterized protein: MTRLLKMEQHKIKMKRSQQNVLPTVHLPAVMLEAHLENFQILTMGGQLAQMSHRVISNLKVMIMGVLGLFSGNKGLDEPAWGTFDTNDDVDSVWGFNAVSTTKDMDQESNKDHYFSGPGEFWSQPYQDWAISRR, from the exons ATGACAAGGTTGTTGAAAATGGAGCAGCATAAGATAAAAATGAAGAGGAGTCAGCAAAATGTGCTCCCAACAGTCCATTTGCCAGCAGTAATGTTGGAAGCCCATCTAGAGAATTTTCAGATTCTAACTATGGGAGGACAACTGGCACAGATGTCTCACCGCGTGATATCGAATCTCAAGG TGATGATCATGGGGGTGCTGGGTCTGTTTTCTGGCAACAAGGGTTTGGATGAACCAGCATGGGGGACATTTGACACTAATGATGACGTTGACTCGGTGTGGGGTTTCAATGCAGTTAGTACCACCAAG GATATGGATCAGGAGAGTAATAAGGATCACTATTTTTCTGGCCCTGGGGAGTTTTGGTCTCAACCCTATCAGGACTGGGCCATCTCAAGGAGGTAG
- the LOC137728953 gene encoding uncharacterized protein encodes MSNVLVPPKQKSSSVQKEKAPPVEGPTASSPKVDVKSEKPQSADDKVAENGAAYDKNEEESAKSAPNSPFATSTVGSPSREFSDSNYGRTTGTEASPRDKESQSDDHGGAGSVFSGDKGFDKPAWGTFDTNDDVDSVWGFNAVSTTKDMDQESNKDNYFSGPGEFGLNPIRTGSSQGGSFSQKSRPFAFDDSVPSTPMSAFN; translated from the exons atgtcaaatgtcttggtGCCTCCAAAACAGAAATCATCATCAGTTCAGAAAGAAAAAGCTCCTCCAGTTGAGGGTCCAACTGCTTCTTCACCTAAAGTTGATGTTAAGTCAGAAAAGCCTCAAAGTGCGGATGACAAGGTTGCTGAAAATGGAGCAGCATATGATAAAAATGAAGAGGAGTCCGCAAAAAGTGCTCCGAACAGTCCATTTGCCACCAGTACCGTTGGAAGCCCATCTAGAGAATTTTCAGATTCTAACTATGGAAGGACAACAGGCACAGAGGCCTCGCCCCGTGATAAGGAATCtcaaag TGATGATCATGGGGGTGCTGGATCTGTGTTTTCCGGTGACAAAGGTTTCGATAAACCAGCATGGGGGACATTTGACACTAATGATGACGTTGACTCGGTGTGGGGTTTTAATGCAGTTAGTACCACCAAG GATATGGATCAGGAGAGTAATAAGGATAACTACTTTTCTGGCCCTGGGGAGTTCGGCCTCAACCCTATCAGGACTGGGTCATCACAAGGAGGTAGCTTTTCCCAGAAGAGCCGCCCTTTTGCTTTCGACGATTCTGTTCCCAGCACACCAATGTCTGCCTTCAATTGA